One window of the Bdellovibrionales bacterium genome contains the following:
- a CDS encoding type IV toxin-antitoxin system AbiEi family antitoxin domain-containing protein: MNSLKGIGAISRTQLSEVIKASKGGMTATIVAATLNVTRQEAGRLLSRWAKAGWLRRVRRGFYLSTPLEVSPEELAIENPWAVVSKIFEPGYIGGFSAVKHWDLSEQIFETTVFCTTKQFRKTDLNYSGIKIHLKTIKGYKLFGTKSVWLDSVKVLISDPSKTMVDILDDPGLGGGMRVAKDFFEAYMESEYKDVPLLIEYAQKMNNKTIFKRLGFLLETIGEKDQSVLDKLRDNISAGYSKFDPTIENKRIIKKWNLKIPASWEKEYDRKK; the protein is encoded by the coding sequence ATGAATAGTTTAAAGGGAATAGGCGCTATATCACGAACACAACTCTCAGAGGTTATAAAAGCTTCTAAGGGAGGTATGACTGCTACGATAGTTGCTGCGACTTTAAATGTAACTCGTCAGGAGGCGGGTAGATTGCTATCGCGTTGGGCGAAAGCAGGTTGGTTAAGGCGCGTGAGGCGTGGCTTTTATTTATCTACACCATTGGAGGTTTCCCCAGAGGAGTTGGCGATTGAAAACCCTTGGGCTGTAGTCTCAAAAATATTTGAACCAGGGTACATTGGCGGATTTTCCGCAGTTAAGCATTGGGATTTGTCGGAACAAATTTTTGAAACAACCGTTTTTTGTACCACGAAACAATTTCGAAAGACGGATTTGAATTATTCAGGAATAAAAATCCATTTAAAAACAATAAAAGGATACAAATTATTCGGCACGAAATCTGTATGGTTAGATTCAGTAAAAGTTCTAATCTCAGATCCATCTAAAACAATGGTAGATATTTTGGACGACCCAGGATTGGGTGGCGGGATGAGAGTTGCCAAAGATTTCTTTGAGGCCTATATGGAATCAGAGTATAAGGATGTACCTCTTTTAATCGAGTACGCTCAGAAAATGAATAATAAAACAATATTCAAGCGACTGGGATTTCTCTTGGAAACTATAGGAGAGAAAGATCAGAGTGTGCTAGATAAACTAAGAGATAATATTTCAGCGGGATACTCAAAATTTGATCCAACAATAGAAAATAAGAGAATAATTAAAAAGTGGAATCTTAAAATTCCTGCTTCTTGGGAAAAAGAATATGATCGAAAAAAATGA
- a CDS encoding nucleotidyl transferase AbiEii/AbiGii toxin family protein translates to MIEKNEVLKLAQELGLSPDTIEKDYVLGWMLHGIYNHRELGKKWLFKGGTSLKKCFFETFRFSEDLDFTLTTSSHLSVEFLSKAFNEVADQLYSDTGIEFSKDKFKFKVIAKEDGKLSAQGVIHYNGPLRRKAGGVATIKLDLTNDEIIVLESQKKKVDHPYSDEPKEGIFSQCYAFEEVIAEKVRALAQRARPRDVYDVVHFFRNRNMINNPQLVFNVLKKKCAFKNIDVPTFAFIEKHEKLQELEGQWVNMLAHQLPNLPPLESFWKDIEPFFEWLYGSLQEEKLVSASKRVDEQVFQLGRVANAYNIDSVLQRIQFAAANRVCVKLKYSGKERTVEPLSFRRAQNGNRLFYGFEREADHAKAYSLSKIEGVQVTNLPYSEKYPVEISPTGTIAMPPVRRRPK, encoded by the coding sequence ATGATCGAAAAAAATGAAGTTCTTAAGCTGGCTCAAGAGTTAGGTCTTTCTCCAGATACAATCGAAAAAGATTACGTCTTGGGTTGGATGCTCCATGGAATATATAATCACCGAGAGCTGGGTAAGAAATGGCTATTTAAGGGTGGAACGAGTCTAAAAAAATGTTTTTTCGAAACCTTTAGATTTTCTGAAGACTTAGATTTTACCCTGACGACATCGTCACATCTGTCGGTAGAATTTCTCAGCAAAGCTTTTAACGAAGTCGCTGATCAACTCTATTCTGATACCGGAATAGAATTTTCGAAAGATAAGTTCAAATTTAAGGTTATTGCGAAAGAAGACGGAAAATTATCAGCGCAAGGAGTGATTCACTACAATGGTCCATTACGGCGTAAAGCAGGTGGTGTAGCCACAATTAAACTGGATCTTACGAATGATGAAATCATTGTTTTGGAATCTCAAAAGAAGAAAGTGGATCATCCTTATTCCGATGAACCAAAGGAAGGAATTTTTTCTCAGTGCTATGCTTTTGAAGAAGTCATTGCTGAGAAAGTAAGGGCCTTAGCCCAAAGAGCAAGACCAAGAGATGTTTATGATGTGGTTCATTTTTTCCGCAACAGGAATATGATTAATAATCCACAACTGGTTTTTAACGTTTTAAAGAAAAAATGCGCTTTTAAAAATATTGATGTTCCTACTTTTGCATTTATTGAAAAACACGAAAAATTACAGGAATTAGAGGGGCAGTGGGTGAATATGCTTGCTCACCAATTACCAAATCTACCTCCGCTTGAATCTTTTTGGAAAGACATAGAGCCCTTCTTTGAATGGCTTTATGGATCACTTCAAGAGGAAAAATTAGTATCTGCTTCAAAGCGTGTTGACGAACAAGTGTTCCAGCTGGGTCGAGTGGCGAATGCGTATAATATAGACTCCGTTCTACAAAGAATCCAATTTGCAGCAGCGAATAGAGTATGTGTTAAGCTTAAGTATAGTGGAAAAGAAAGAACAGTTGAGCCGCTGTCATTTAGACGAGCACAAAACGGCAATCGTTTGTTTTACGGATTTGAGCGTGAGGCAGACCATGCTAAGGCATATTCATTGTCAAAGATTGAGGGCGTACAAGTAACAAATCTGCCTTATTCTGAGAAGTATCCTGTGGAGATCAGTCCAACTGGGACAATTGCAATGCCTCCTGTTCGAAGACGACCAAAATAA